The Vanessa atalanta chromosome 2, ilVanAtal1.2, whole genome shotgun sequence genome has a segment encoding these proteins:
- the LOC125071354 gene encoding RNA-binding protein 1 isoform X2, which produces MSRYREWDLSCKVYVGNLGTNASKYEIEKVFSKYGSIRNVWVARNPPGFAFVEFEDPRDAEDSVRGLDGTRCCGTRIRVEMSNGRTRRDRRYSRSILSTNHQHTNDLTTSLHHNYGFFTNKTSATVARNYIPLNFCDRLSKLLRAAEAFTNCVPSILLTAIT; this is translated from the exons ATGTCTCGTTATCGAGAATGGGATCTCTCTTGCAAAGTTTATGTGGGTAACCTTGGTACAAATGCATCTAAATATGAAATAGAGAAAGTGTTTTCTAAATATGGAAGTATAAGAAACGTGTGGGTCGCACGAAATCCTCCGGGCTTTGCTTTCGTTGAATTTGAAGACCCACGTGACGCCGAAGACTCTGTTCGTGGTCTGGATGGAAC ACGTTGCTGCGGAACGAGAATTCGTGTTGAAATGTCCAATGGCAGAACAAGAAGAGACAGACGATATTCCAG GTCCATTTTATCAACCAACCACCAACACACCAACGACCTCACCACATCTCTTCACCACAACTACGGCTTCTTTACCAATAAGACATCCGCGACCGTCGCTCGCAACTACATCCCGCTCAACTTCTGCGATCGGCTCTCCAAACTACTACGCGCAGCTGAAGCCTTCACCAACTGCGTCCCCTCTATCCTCTTAACGGCCATTACCTAA
- the LOC125071354 gene encoding RNA-binding protein 1 isoform X3 produces MSRYREWDLSCKVYVGNLGTNASKYEIEKVFSKYGSIRNVWVARNPPGFAFVEFEDPRDAEDSVRGLDGTRCCGTRIRVEMSNGRTRRDRRYSRSRSRSPRRRSYSRGRSGSPRRSPSVRRRSPSVRRSRSRDRRSRSDSKSRY; encoded by the exons ATGTCTCGTTATCGAGAATGGGATCTCTCTTGCAAAGTTTATGTGGGTAACCTTGGTACAAATGCATCTAAATATGAAATAGAGAAAGTGTTTTCTAAATATGGAAGTATAAGAAACGTGTGGGTCGCACGAAATCCTCCGGGCTTTGCTTTCGTTGAATTTGAAGACCCACGTGACGCCGAAGACTCTGTTCGTGGTCTGGATGGAAC ACGTTGCTGCGGAACGAGAATTCGTGTTGAAATGTCCAATGGCAGAACAAGAAGAGACAGACGATATTCCAG ATCCCGCAGCCGTAGCCCACGTCGGCGCTCATACTCGCGTGGCCGATCCGGCTCACCACGGCGGTCGCCATCAGTACGGCGTCGCTCCCCCTCCGTGCGACGCTCACGGTCGCGCGACCGACGCAGCCGATCAGATAGCAAGAGCAG ATACTAA
- the LOC125071345 gene encoding UDP-xylose and UDP-N-acetylglucosamine transporter-like, with product MTNIKIIAKVFGGCCLNAFLMEVLMARTPQSANLVTFLQFVFITLQGFISLKSTVFKPKIPLRQYFLLTSIFFITSVANNYVYALHVPSTLHMIIRSASSVASMLVSWYVKRKRPRTNAMIGSVIISIGVSLATYGGATVVEDRTGKFLHWCLGVSILLSMLIVGAFVGLQQEILYNKYGKHPEEMLFFSHSLPLPLFLGMSIQLYNTVFTLTSMCWSILAMNILTQYYCTQSVHELATKETSLTVTFILTIRKFVSLLISSVIFENNLTILHIIGTVLVITGTYFYFDFFTERKQRPVSINDSRYKTKQKTI from the exons atgaccaACATCAAAATTATCGCTAAAGTTTTTGGAGGTTGTTGTTTAAATGCTTTTTTAATGGAAGTATTGATGGCGAGAACCCCACAGAGTGCTAATTTAGTGACGTTTCTCCAATTCGTCTTCATAACTTTACAaggttttatatctttaaaatctaCAGtg TTTAAACCGAAAATTCCTTTaaggcaatattttttattaacatcaattttttttattactagtgTAGCTAATAATTATGTGTACGCTTTACACGTGCCTTCAACCCTTCATATGATTATAAG atctgCATCATCAGTAGCCAGTATGTTAGTGTCTTGGtatgtaaaaagaaaaagacCAAGAACGAATGCCATGATTGGTTCAGTGATAATCAGTATTGGAGTATCACTTGCAACATATGGGGGTGCCACAGTAGTTGAGGATAGAACAGGAAAGTTTTTGCACTGGTGCTTAGGAGTATCTATTCTATTATCTATGTTAATAGTTGGTGCTTTTGTCGGTTTGCAACaagagatattatataataaatatggaaaGCATCCCGAAGAG ATGCTCTTCTTTTCTCATTCATTACCACTGCCTTTATTCTTAGGAATGTCCATACAACTCTACAATACAGTTTTTACTTTGACGTCTATGTGTTGGTCAATTCTtgcaatgaatattttaacacaatactATTGCACACAATCCGTCCATGAATTAGCTACTAAGGAAACATCTTTGACTGTGACATTTATATTAACGATAAGGAAGTTTGTCTCACTGTTAATTTCATCTGTAATTTTTGAGAACAATCTGACAATTCTTCATATTATAGGGACAGTACTTGTTATCACAGGAACGTAtttctattttgatttttttactgAGAGAAAACAAAGGCCAGTCAGTATTAATGATAGTAGATACAAAACAAAGcagaaaactatttaa
- the LOC125071354 gene encoding RNA-binding protein 1 isoform X1, which yields MSRYREWDLSCKVYVGNLGTNASKYEIEKVFSKYGSIRNVWVARNPPGFAFVEFEDPRDAEDSVRGLDGTRCCGTRIRVEMSNGRTRRDRRYSRSRSRSPRRRSYSRGRSGSPRRSPSVRRRSPSVRRSRSRDRRSRSDSKSRYISPEKSPYRRTTSRSRSREQRSRSDSRNRY from the exons ATGTCTCGTTATCGAGAATGGGATCTCTCTTGCAAAGTTTATGTGGGTAACCTTGGTACAAATGCATCTAAATATGAAATAGAGAAAGTGTTTTCTAAATATGGAAGTATAAGAAACGTGTGGGTCGCACGAAATCCTCCGGGCTTTGCTTTCGTTGAATTTGAAGACCCACGTGACGCCGAAGACTCTGTTCGTGGTCTGGATGGAAC ACGTTGCTGCGGAACGAGAATTCGTGTTGAAATGTCCAATGGCAGAACAAGAAGAGACAGACGATATTCCAG ATCCCGCAGCCGTAGCCCACGTCGGCGCTCATACTCGCGTGGCCGATCCGGCTCACCACGGCGGTCGCCATCAGTACGGCGTCGCTCCCCCTCCGTGCGACGCTCACGGTCGCGCGACCGACGCAGCCGATCAGATAGCAAGAGCAGGTATATAAGTCCAGAGAAAAGCCCCTACCGTCGCACCACATCACGTTCCCGGTCTCGAGAACAACGCAGCAGATCAGACAGTAGGAACAG ATACTAA